From Haliotis asinina isolate JCU_RB_2024 chromosome 8, JCU_Hal_asi_v2, whole genome shotgun sequence, a single genomic window includes:
- the LOC137294887 gene encoding probable G-protein coupled receptor 75: protein MAVPRVYNCTRPAMELAVFQGSVHTASLAVCTVLVLFVLILGSVGNGVVILSAIKCRKLRSNFDLLIVNLAGTDFILCTCLSPVFLYLLFTDPPTPRLFCGSFLFLGTVCGMLSLLTIVAIAIHRQARVVGHAKGTLTPTQTAVILGTVWFISLSTALGGTMHVTSNWSDSFHNCQVIINSANMKTHNFILFFISPVALLGFAIIIVSYLIIARAVRTQSQVRTLKSPGTQTTIYRPPKPKSQDKKPLDKRPLALVPKDKGKRLYPGRYCQCCSNQAILDKENKAVTMCLVVILTIVLCWSPLVVSQFVELITGESIILYQVKLCGIALVFLNSALDPYIYAQHNGRIKHKYGRMIWEALRCDCKGPRRNILTVQGTGKREKLKHRSQSHADQDTHTLNLASPKQTKKFMEKRAFHANNVLPKTYTSNILLYHNAPTTRLDKPTVPCDNAGGASVKKTNQVGDLQAVVYEVKSFVHKSCCHTGSPEDHSWVES, encoded by the coding sequence ATGGCAGTTCCTCGTGTTTACAACTGTACTCGACCGGCTATGGAGCTTGCAGTGTTCCAGGGGTCCGTCCATACCGCCTCCCTAGCGGTGTGTACCGTCCTGGTATTGTTTGTGTTGATCCTGGGATCTGTGGGCAACGGAGTTGTCATCCTGTCGGCCATCAAGTGTCGGAAGCTCAGATCGAACTTCGATCTGCTGATAGTGAACCTTGCGGGAACGGACTTCATTCTGTGTACCTGCTTGTCCCCTGTGTTTCTCTACCTGTTATTCACAGACCCGCCCACACCGAGACTCTTCTGCGGAAGCTTCCTATTCCTCGGGACAGTGTGTGGGATGTTGTCTCTGCTCACCATCGTCGCCATCGCAATCCACAGGCAGGCCCGAGTTGTGGGACATGCCAAGGGGACGCTCACACCCACTCAGACAGCCGTTATTCTAGGAACAGTGTGGTTCATAAGCCTCTCAACAGCATTGGGTGGCACCATGCATGTGACTTCGAACTGGAGCGACTCCTTCCACAACTGCCAAGTCATCATCAACAGTGCGAATATGAAAACCCACAACTTCATCCTGTTCTTCATCAGCCCCGTGGCTTTACTCGGCTTTGCAATAATCATTGTATCATATCTAATCATAGCACGAGCAGTGAGAACACAAAGTCAAGTCCGTACATTAAAATCCCCAGGCACCCAGACCACCATCTACAGACCTCCGAAGCCAAAGTCCCAAGACAAGAAGCCCCTAGACAAACGACCATTAGCGTTGGTACCAAAGGACAAAGGCAAGAGACTCTATCCTGGAAGATACTGCCAATGTTGCAGCAACCAGGCAATTCTTGACAAGGAAAACAAGGCGGTGACAATGTGCTTAGTGGTGATACTGACTATTGTGTTGTGCTGGAGTCCTTTAGTGGTGTCTCAGTTCGTGGAACTCATTACAGGAGAGTCTATCATTCTGTATCAGGTAAAGTTGTGTGGCATTGCCCTCGTGTTTCTCAATAGTGCTCTGGACCCGTACATCTATGCACAGCACAACGGCCGGATTAAGCACAAGTATGGACGGATGATTTGGGAGGCGTTACGATGTGATTGTAAAGGACCAAGGAGGAACATTTTAACAGTACAAGGTACGGGGAAAAGGGAGAAATTAAAACACAGATCCCAGTCTCACGCTGACCAGGACACCCACACGCTCAATCTAGCCTCACCAAAACAGACTAAAAAGTTCATGGAGAAACGTGCTTTCCATGCTAATAATGTGCTTCCAAAGACCTACACGTCCAACATACTACTGTACCACAATGCACCAACTACAAGACTTGATAAACCGACAGTACCATGTGATAATGCTGGTGGTGCTTCTGTCAAAAAGACGAACCAAGTTGGGGACTTGCAAGCGGTGGTGTACGAGGTGAAAAGTTTCGTCCACAAATCCTGCTGCCACACAGGGTCCCCCGAGGACCACAGTTGGGTGGAGTCTTGA